The genome window GTAACAGAATTCAATTAACCGTTACTTAATTATGAATAATTAGTCTTTTTTGTTGGTCACATTGCGTTCTCCCTTGAAAACTGAAAGTAACGGCCTTTATTGcggtataattttttcttctccCAACAACATTTCGCATGCCATTTCACACCGACGCACGTATTGCAGCGCTGTTCATCAACTTCCTGTACTCATTAGAATGCCACTTGCTTTACATACTCAAGAACTGTCGCTGCAGTTTTCCGTTTCTGTCCAGGGAAAGTGGTGACTGTTGTTCAACTCTAGTCACATgtcaaaatcacattttcacAAATTACAAATTCTAATGTATGCGAAAATGTTGTTAATAGTAATATTGCACGTTCTATTTTGTTTGGTTTAAAATTGAATAATCTGGAGTGGGGTTAATTCGCGACTGAAAAGAACTGTAAAGCGTCTGAAAAGGGTACGCGGTCAGTGAACTGTGTTGTTTACTCCGCTGTTTCAAAACTGcttcacaaaaaatttattgttcatCTTGACATCATTCTATTTTGCAACAAtaagaatattttcaaaacagtaaaaaaaaatatttcgaagGTAACGGAGCCAGTGTTGGGCtttcctttttattttgtaatttattgacAAGTAGGTGGATACATTAAAAAGCAATTTTGTGTGGATTGCCAAATTAACCACACGCCTAGCACAATTCTAACCAAAATTTTCGTTGTTTTCGTGAGTCGAGATCAATTGCGTCATCGCGGTGTAACATTTGAGATGTGTCAAGAGACGTTTCACTTAGGTGAATAAATTGGCGAGAATAAAGTGTATTTATGCATCCATAAATCTTGACAATTTCAAGTTTATCTTGTCGATCTTGttgtaatgaaaaatttctcCGTTTGCTTTCTAAAACGCGAAATAACTTTCTTCTGAATCGACTGGATATTTTAGAAGGACGCGTACGGTTCCATAAAATCGCTGTAACATTTGCTAAACAAACCGTAGAACGCATCGTTCTTTGATCGTTTACGTCACGCTGATTTTAGGTGGGATACCCGGACAAACAGAAAGTTGAAGCCGCCATAGGAGTGAAGAACGCCGTGCTGGGCTTCGTCTTCAACGTAAGTAGACTGAACCGTTAACCGCTACTTCTTCGACACATCTCGTTATCGCACTTTCGCTCGTTCATCCACAGAAAATCAATTCATTCATCGACCACAAGACCGCCTGGATCGATCAGCTGGATCATACCAACATTGCCAAAAATAAGGCTCACGGTATCGTGCCACCTCAAGATCCTGTCGTTTCTTTGTCCGGCATTATCTCCGGAGTTATCGGATCAAAGCTGCAAGCCGCAGCTCCACTGTTGACCATCGTCACCAACAAACTCACCAGTGGATCCTCTAGCGGAGGACACACCGGTTTCAATTTCGGTGCTCTTTTAGGAGGCGGCGGAGTAGGTGCTCCAGTAGCTGGACATGCCGGGGCTGGTGCCACCCTTACAGCGGGATATGGGGCTGTTTAATGGGGCTGATCATCATAACAACGAAATTATGGCGATTACAACTATCACGACCATCTTGCCTTGACCGatcaaattgtaaatcattttgtgGCAACTATTATTCTAGTCACTTTATTTGTAGTAACTCTCGAGTGAGCCGGATAATTTTCCACCCCCCGGGCAGTTCGCGATATCAATTCACTTTCACTTTATATCAAAACCCGTTGTGGCTGTTGTAATCGTCctaattttacactaaatactCTTAAATTCATTTCGCAACTTAACACGCTGTTGTTGTTAACTAAATTGTTTCATGTGATTTTTTCCTTCTCTTTGTTTCTTCTCTTCTATTCAAATCCTATCTCTGTAATTTATTAAGTCTTTGTTATTGATTCACAATCATTATCGAATatcattcaaaaatcataatATTCACAATATATGTCATCCCGTTTTCGTATAacaatttgagatttttgatGTTGTATATATTTTCATTGTGAATATGTTGAATTagtattagatttttttgtaaataaatatgaaaaataaataatttaatacacgacctgttttcttttttaactttattttCGACAGGCATAATAAATCGTCACCATTGCCCCAAagcatttttgttttcatttcacACCTCATCCGTGCTAGACGTCGATCTCAAATTGTTATACGTTGACAGCTTCgctaataaaaattcaaaacaacaataaacaaatcaaaattctcACATCTGTCTTTCATTTTAGAAGAGAACATCGGGCTTTGCTTGGGACACAACGACGACAACCCCTAGAGGCCCCACTACGACCGAAgacattgtaatttttgaaaaagatcAAAACGTGTCGCTAGATGTTCCCGGAGAACTTTTTGCTTCATCGTATACCTTGGTCACGAATTTATCGAACACTGTTGGGGACTTTATGATCGTAAGTTTGTGTCTCCtcaacaataaacaattaGAACGTAATTTATTTCTAGAATTCAGCGTTGAGAGCCCAAAGATTACTGGAATCGATGAGACCCTTCTTGAGAAAAGTTTTTGGCGCCAAGGGAATAGTCATCGAAGCCACGACTGATAAACCAATATTTTCAGATCCCAATTCTAGCTAACACATAACTGGGGTATATAACATGTGATCAGATAGTCAATTAATGCCATTACTCCTCTTAGAGTAACAGTCGTAGTattgtatatatatatattattattataatcgTTGCTTGTAATACCTGCCAGTTGCTCAGAAATCGTAAACCAGTTTATTAAGTCCTGGTATTTATTTCACTTGCCCTTTGCTTCTAATACGAATTCAGTAACCTTTTTTCTGAGGCAAGGTGCAAGTACGTTGCTCAATGAATGTGCAATGAATTGATTACTATTTTGTAATGCTCAAAATCATTATTGCTGAAAGACCAACTAAttattgtatttaattaatataataaacGTAGgttattatttgaattttgttaCCTATTTTGTTTGAGAAATGAAGATTAttcatatatttatttttcaacatacGTGTTCATTACAGCAATTACCATTAACAAATATGAATGGTATTGTATAAAAGAATATAGGTAATTTATTTTCCATTCACAAGGAtcgattattttaattgttcatTATGTCTAAAAGGTGTGctagataatttttaaaaccaaagGCTGCAGGTAGTTAATTGATGAGAgaataatttaatgtaaaatgtaattCTAACATTTTTTGGGAGAAGCtacgtttaaaataaaatgtcaataaaatatcaatattctcaaattatttgaaaaacgaTGGGGAAGTTGTTAGTGTTCATTGATCTTCTATTAAGAACGGTAATTCCAATACGGAAGAATATATCTTAGCGTCATCCTGACAAAGCACACAAAAGATTATACGAAATTGGCTTTTCCGATTCTCACGACAAGAAAGCATAAGCTTTCACTTCCCACGTTGACTCTTTTAAATGTCAGCTCAATGGAAATTGCTGAGAGTACGTATAAAGTATGATGTACAACCATTGTATTTGCCAtcaaatctaataaaaatacttAACACTGCTCCTTCTCCTGTTTTTGGAGAACAACATATTTCAAACGTcacagttttattaatttacttttaagtAATTTTGTTACCACTTTTCAGAATTTAATTaccgtttttaataaataacagtTTCTAACAAAATGTCAGAGGAGATCATTTCTTAAAGTATAAGATATGAGATAAGTATTGCtaggaattaaaatttttgtaaatttgtattatcgtaaaaatggtggatgcgccgggtaaaatatgtttgtttttatttcagtGTTAGTTTACACATATAAATTTGTTGTCAAATAAgtagccaaaaaattaaaaatatgaattgttataataaaaatcataTTGTTTACgcaatgtattttatttctgtGTCCATTTATCACACATTGTTTTAATGCTTTATACTTTGTGAAACTGTAAGCTGTGTGCCAAAAATAGAATTCATGGTCATAAAGAAGAATAAATatctacggggtgatcaagaaggactgtttaagttggtaatgctgaatttgatttttaaatgataCAACTGGAgaaacttccggttgttgacggcaaaaagtcaaatcaaaatcaatcaaaagtcaaatttgacatttccaattaaattaaacatgctggtgaatcgtttgagagaagagttaatttatgtttagagcacttcgagaatttcctttagttaatttttagattattattccgaattccaactttgatttctttttgccgttaatttttacttttataacataccattttgtcgttattaatgctacgtcagatatctgtcaaataaacccacaaaacatatccagttgcagtgttgtaaacagccgaataaaaaatgttcttaattgtattgccaacttaaacagtcctgcttgatcacccggtagaaCTAAAAAACCTATCGGGTGTTTATCCTCAaaataggcgttgaagagtcgattgtgaacgcaccacgcattacagatcagctgtttaaatctaaccctTAGCTTAGACCATTTAAGTCGTGCGCACGACTTAAATGGTCAAAgatataacctcactttttgcgttgtttgtgtttttactgaCTGGCGAGTGGTGctttcacaatcgactcttcaacgccaacgaTATATCAATATATCTAGGAAAAGATATACATGTGTTTTGCTGAAGCGCAATTTGTGCCAGAGAGATTATATTATATAGCCACAAAGGGTAAACTTCTACTCTCGAACGTGGAAAAAAATCTGTCACCATTAGatgttaaaacatttttttgtgttgctGAAGTGCTCCATTTTTAAAATCGCTTTCAAGTCGCTCCTATTTTGCATTACTATTATCTCTTTGTTTGTAGTTCAACAAAATATCAACAAGTTTGTTTATAAAAGCCATGAAAATgagtattttattatcaataatttttttctaatttgcataaATTTGTTTCACGCTTACAACGAATGAATGAAAGGTAACATCGCAGGTATCTTTGGTTGCCTATTCAAAACAGCCAGAAAAAACATAGTGGTTCTTTGCTTACAAAGAACTTTGTTTTGTAATAAGAATTACCAGCAAATATATGgttatttctatttttctagaaaatcttaacaaaaaacaagtagtagtatttttggttaaaGAACAACGAAAAACGTtgcaatataaaataaatgtaatatttccattttaaattagcaatatttattttttaacattttaatataaattattcAGATACGTTTTAAAGCAGAGAAATTTAAGTTTTCTGAGTAAAATGAAAAGAAGATGAAACTACTTCTATGAATCTATTAATATTGTTACAAAACACATGCCTGTCGCAACACCACGAAACGTCATAAATTTAAGAGATATAAAAATCTTTGTGGTAATAACGAGTTAATTTATGATTTACTTTGAAATTACCAttaacctaaaaaattaacgccaaataaaaacgtaatatacaatttttgttattcgtcattttaaaacaacttAAACAATGTAATGATTTTCTTTCACGTAACGTACGAACACACGACCACTCCTTCCGCTGCATTAAGTGAATTGGTGAGCTTACACCCATTTACTTTTTCTCGTTGTATCGCACCAAACCCAGTAATATTACGTTACTGAAGTAACTTTAGGAAACAAATAACTTGAACTATTTTAACCGACTGACCCAATTCGGTCACCGATGCAATTCTTCCCGCTTCCTGAAAAATCTGAATTAGGAATGTCGCTTTTAAAACatacattaaaaatgtgtaaaattaaacaacatcTGGGTCAACAACtcgattaaattaaataatattagtTAATAGTTATGTCAGTCGCGAAATAAAATTCGAATTATTAGTAAGATCTGACCCACTTAAAGAGCAACGATGTGTGAATACTTtatgcaacacaaaaaaatatgtttcaatGATGTAATGATGACTTTATGGGGAAATCTCTACGCCAGTTTTAATAAACTCGCTGACATTTTGGTCTCTTGGAATTGAGCTTTGTTTGGCCATTATTGAGGCTGTGCTGTGTGGTAAAAATTGCGAAATAATCGGGCATTGTACATGCGAATAACCAAATTATGTTTATCTAAGGTTAATAAAAATCCTTGACGCTCGCTAATTTCGTaaattctattaaattatttgagaGACCACTTGAATACTAATTGCTTGTAAGTATTAACGagataaaaaattctttagaaaATTCCCTAATTATTTGGGAAAGTCCACTACAAAATAAATGCATGGGAATCCACAAAAGCTCTCCACACTGCAGAGGGCCATTTAAATTCTTGTGAAAACAATCTCACCGAGCGACGATATCTTACCACCACTCTGTTTCTACTGACTTTTCTTTTTCTACACATTCGTCATTGACCAGTGGCCGGCATTCCCAGCAATGTTTATCTTCCATTATGTCTGTTCAACCGTCTTATGCAAGAACGTGAGCCAATCAGCCTTGACTTATTTGACAaacgatatttttttactaaaagAAGGTTAATAGTGTTCCAATCCTCTTGAGTGGTGGTGTGTGTTTCGATACCGGCATCGACTTTTATGTTGCGTGCATGTGTGCAGTGTGCGCGtacttttttcattaattcttAAAGGATTAGAAAGGATTTGTACTTGAAACTAAAGTAAGTggtctattttttttctgtctaTATGAAAAACGTTTGCATGTTGCGTGTCttgaatgtatttattatataaCAAGAATTTAACATACCTTTTTGTGGACACGTTCACTGCACCCATTACAAATATTTAACTCgaaaatatttcacttttcTAGGATAAATATGAGTAATTAATTTACTAATTTATGTAAGTAATTTACTATATAAGTATCGTAACGTGACGCGATTGGAAAATTGATAACCCATGGTGTATCATAATATGAAGTTATTATCAGCTATAACACAAGTGTGATTATTACCATCGATGATAGTGAAATCGAGCTGCAAATTCAACAAATCCGTAGGACGAAatcgaaaatatttattaaatgtaaaaaaaatgtattacacAAAGTAGTAGGCTGAAGACATTTCTCATTTCTGTCACCAGTGCCAAAATGTAGATGATATACACTATAGAGGCAAAGGGTGTATTTCCTCAGACATCGAGATTGCAGCAAATGTATCTACTTATTGTTTTGCTTTGATACCAGCAAAATCAGAACAAACGCACAAAGATTTCATCTTGCACGGCACTTTACCACACACGTGCGAcattcaaataaatgtcaaaaaagttgACATTACGTATTGACAGCagataaaacaaaattcaacGTTGTGTAATCGTTTTGTCAATGGATTTGGGATATAGAATTGGTAGTAGGTCTGCATATGAATAGCTAATTAGAAATGTCATTAATCAAAAGTATCCAATTTAGTTTCGATAATTTCTCTTTGGATTATGCTACAGGAAGAATTAGAATtagctaataataataattaaattatacgCTTAcagaattttgacatttaatttccTCTACTGCTGATCGTGTCTGTCAAATTATGCAGGCTTAATACCGTCACATAATAATCACAGATACAcatattaattgaaaaataacttTCTCGACTGAAAATAAcacgaaaacattttcatggAACTCTTAAATTGTTACCATTTCGGTGACTGTGAAAGATCTGAACACATCGATCGTctcaaaattacattaataaAGTGAATGTAAAATTGACATGTTTAACAAGtgttgtgaaatttttttgcaaacatGGATGTTAATAAATTATCGGTCACATGTTGCTAAAAcgtgtttttattattcactTTTACAAATGATTATTCTAATGCATGTGTCATGTAAAAGCTTCAATTTTCAAGGTTTcatctattatttttattacgttATAATTGTAGCACACTTGCAAGTCATTACATAATTGGACATGTGGGTAGATATTTCAGTTATCGAAGCATGTCAAGATTCAACTTTGTGTTACAAAAACTTTGTGTTGAATAAATCGAGACGCTTATCAATCGTCAAAATAACGCACTTAGAAAACAAACAGAAACATAATTATAGTGATTATTTGTTGAAAGTTTCAGGTGTGACTATAATAAATGGTTGAACAATAAACGAAGTGAACCATCTTCATGTAAAGATTAGAAACCGCAATAATGATGTGTGTTTCATGgtttttgttacttttttcttttggtttcataACGTTGCTTCTGTAAATGTTATGTGAACTATCCACATATTTGAGTAACCACGAAATGGACTCTacgcaataattattattaattgtatGTATGAAGTTACTAGACTTTTcctaaaacaatattttttagctGAATGTTTTATTCAAGCAATATGTCACAATACAATAAACTCAGCAAAAAAGTaacgttttgaaattttcataatacatATTCCATGTACCTAGTAGAATATTTCCAGTATACCTACACAGATTaggaaaattgttaaaataattaataccaGTGTATTATCCAACGAGTGTGTAATATTACCCACGTGGATGAACTGTGCGGGACGAGCTATAGGAGTGAGTGATGGCCATTACAAGCGAGAGAATGCtacacaaatttatttattattttcttgaataaaaaattgtattgaaactaacaaattatgaaaataattatgtttatGACACATGAATATGAATATTGCGTTCAAGCAACGCAACTTTATAGTTTACACGACACGATGATTTGCAGATGTAATTTTGCGATTGGTCATAAACCTATAGATACTTAAGGCGGAATAATAAGCCTTTACTCACGGCCGTGGGTAATGAACATCATTACTTAACAGGTAGCGCTTATAAATACAATTGAATGCATTATTTACCAGAAAAACATACAGAGCATGAAacagtaaaaattattattcaaaatgaaatactctatatacaaaaattaatctttcccaaatgaaataaaacactCGACGAAATTTTAATGACGTTAGATAGGTGATGttaaaaagttaatttaaataatgaataaCTTAGTTATTGGCACAGAAGTTATTAGTTTACTTCGTGACTACGCaatttgcaataaatattatgtCGTAATTACTTTcgaaaaaacagaaaacaattaatgacgcaaaaataaatagatttaaataatacggtgcgatcaaaaaaaaaaaaaaatcagagtaggcgaaaatggtggttttaaccaatcaaagcatcagaatagcacaatccaggtaactcgatttttttttaattgatcgcacgttATTTATAGAACCAATGCATTTCTATTGCTACCATAATGAATCATTGTTtatctataaaaaaattgaaagtttCATGACTAACGTGCATACATAGGTATATCCATTCGTGTTGTTTACTGTAGGGATAAAAAACTACTAAATATTCAAGAATGCAACCATGTGAATTC of Tenebrio molitor chromosome 6, icTenMoli1.1, whole genome shotgun sequence contains these proteins:
- the LOC138132551 gene encoding uncharacterized protein isoform X1, giving the protein MIQETGIIKMRQYARTLALLACLVAFCNVAESRSLVKREANGGHVNTLAHGHVGYPDKQKVEAAIGVKNAVLGFVFNKINSFIDHKTAWIDQLDHTNIAKNKAHGIVPPQDPVVSLSGIISGVIGSKLQAAAPLLTIVTNKLTSGSSSGGHTGFNFGALLGGGGKRTSGFAWDTTTTTPRGPTTTEDIVIFEKDQNVSLDVPGELFASSYTLVTNLSNTVGDFMINSALRAQRLLESMRPFLRKVFGAKGIVIEATTDKPIFSDPNSS
- the LOC138132551 gene encoding uncharacterized protein isoform X2, translated to MRQYARTLALLACLVAFCNVAESRSLVKREANGGHVNTLAHGHVGYPDKQKVEAAIGVKNAVLGFVFNKINSFIDHKTAWIDQLDHTNIAKNKAHGIVPPQDPVVSLSGIISGVIGSKLQAAAPLLTIVTNKLTSGSSSGGHTGFNFGALLGGGGKRTSGFAWDTTTTTPRGPTTTEDIVIFEKDQNVSLDVPGELFASSYTLVTNLSNTVGDFMINSALRAQRLLESMRPFLRKVFGAKGIVIEATTDKPIFSDPNSS